A window of the Helianthus annuus cultivar XRQ/B chromosome 4, HanXRQr2.0-SUNRISE, whole genome shotgun sequence genome harbors these coding sequences:
- the LOC110935937 gene encoding 3-beta-hydroxylase, with the protein MLLIISHQLFTSSLLPLLILLLTIFSKWYFSSSKTLKNPPPSPSKLPVIGNLHQLGSSPHRSLRALAEKHGPLMLLHFGSVPVVVASSAHASHEIMKTHDLTFANRAKSSVPSILSYNARDIAFSDYGEYWRQIKSIAVLQLLSPKRVQSFRRMREEETDLLVERIREISSSSSSPVVNLSELLISLTNGVICRAALGRKHGGEKFKELFAHFVELLGVFSVGDYIPWLSWVDWIKGCDVRAVKIAAEFDAFLEGVIAEHVDRKKLVSGGGGGEDDEEKDFVDILLEIESDKDASFVLERDTVKALILDVFTGGTDSTYATLEWELSELIRNPHAMKKLQEEVRQVAKGKPKITENDLDQMRYLKAVVNETFRMHMPLPLLVPRESTQDVELMGYNIAAGTQVLINAWAVGRDPALWDNPDEFRPERFLDSPVDYRGLHFELTPFGAGRRKCPGIQFAMSVNELVLASLVHKFDFVLPDAQKGEDLDMSETIGITIHKKLPLLVVATPHV; encoded by the exons atgttgttAATCATCTCTCATCAACTCTTCACTTCTTCTCTCCTCCCCCTTCTCATTTTACTACTAACCATTTTCTCAAAATGGTACTTCTCctcttcaaaaaccctaaaaaacccACCACCTTCTCCGTCCAAGCTTCCGGTCATCGGAAACCTCCACCAACTAGGCTCGAGCCCCCACCGCTCTCTCCGAGCATTAGCCGAGAAACACGGCCCACTCATGCTACTTCATTTCGGCAGCGTGCCTGTGGTCGTCGCCTCCTCGGCCCATGCCTCTCATGAAATCATGAAAACACACGATTTAACCTTTGCAAACCGCGCGAAATCAAGCGTCCCAAGCATCCTTTCGTACAACGCGAGGGACATTGCGTTCTCAGACTATGGAGAGTATTGGAGACAGATCAAAAGCATTGCTGTTCTTCAACTTCTTAGCCCGAAACGAGTTCAATCGTTTCGTCGCATGCGAGAAGAAGAAACTGATCTACTCGTTGAACGAATTCGAGAGATcagttcttcttcttcctctccAGTTGTTAACTTAAGTGAGTTGTTGATTTCACTCACTAATGGTGTGATATGTAGGGCTGCATTGGGGCGGAAACACGGTGGCGAAAAGTTTAAAGAGTTGTTTGCTCATTTTGTGGAGTTGTTAGGGGTTTTTAGTGTTGGTGATTATATCCCATGGTTGTCATGGGTGGATTGGATTAAGGGATGTGATGTTAGAGCAGTGAAGATCGCAGCCGAATTCGATGCGTTTCTCGAAGGCGTTATCGCCGAGCATGTTGACCGGAAGAAACTAGTgtccggtggtggtggtggagaagatgatgaagagAAAGATTTTGTGGACATTTTACTGGAAATTGAGAGTGATAAGGATGCTAGTTTTGTTCTTGAAAGAGATACTGTTAAAGCTCTTATTTTG GATGTGTTCACGGGTGGGACCGATTCAACCTACGCAACTCTTGAATGGGAACTCAGTGAGTTGATAAGAAACCCACATGCAATGAAAAAACTACAAGAAGAGGTACGCCAAGTAGCCAAAGGCAAACCCAAGATCACCGAAAACGACTTGGATCAAATGCGGTATCTAAAGGCCGTCGTCAACGAAACATTCCGAATGCACATGCCACTCCCACTTCTCGTTCCTCGCGAATCCACACAAGATGTTGAACTAATGGGCTACAATATTGCAGCGGGGACACAAGTTCTAATCAACGCGTGGGCCGTTGGTAGAGACCCCGCTTTATGGGACAACCCTGATGAGTTTCGGCCCGAAAGGTTCTTGGATAGTCCGGTTGATTATAGAGGGCTTCATTTTGAGTTGACACCGTTTGGTGCGGGTCGAAGAAAATGCCCTGGAATCCAGTTTGCAATGAGTGTTAATGAACTTGTGTTAGCTAGTTTGGTGCATAAGTTTGATTTTGTGTTGCCTGATGCCCAAAAAGGGGAGGACTTGGACATGAGTGAGACTATTGGGATCACAATTCATAAGAAGTTGCCTTTGCTAGTGGTAGCAACTCCACATGTTTGA